The Chiloscyllium plagiosum isolate BGI_BamShark_2017 chromosome 8, ASM401019v2, whole genome shotgun sequence genome includes a window with the following:
- the LOC122552445 gene encoding volume-regulated anion channel subunit LRRC8C-like — MIPVTELSYFGEQDPAFKILKPWWDVFAEYLTLLMVLVSMFGGALQVSSEQILCIPVPEGLSIQERQWNHSILEELNFSVFATGFQTGLDVQQYYLINQWCYDNAVIWFSKYFPYLVLLHSLIFLISSNFWFKFPGTSSKIEHFITVLGKCLDSPWTTKALSETVYEESTPRIPVVSESNIDQSLSSISSPLKVDSSESLSQEMAFSNDIHEADKVSLLSKGSSQALKAAGGIMVANSSVKILDKKEGEQAKSLFEKVKKFRLHTEEGDILYTMYLNQTIVRAVQSVVILVYISIFIPQMCNNIHCVDALHITGFTDFFCIHGLWRMFRMLSLVYITAIVLYSCTCLYTLHWILYYKLKEYSFENVRVETGMDDIPDVRNDFAFLLHLIDQYDKLYARKFAVFLSDVSENKLLQLNLNHEWSQERLKQRLITNIENKVEMHLFMMPGIPIQVYDLTEIEVLKLELIKGVTISAAISNLKMMKEMWLYNCSVKVERQALLFLKENLITLRVRFGIADEIPPWIFTLKSLRELYIEGQLQTDSKISTALQMFRELPKVDTLHLKTNITKLPTAILDMAPHLLCLIIHNEGVKITSLATIKKLFCLTLLRLLHCNLERIPSAIFSLTNLQELDLKDNNLSSTEELASCQNLRKLICLRLWHNNISSIPVHIAKIANLEMLYLNKNKIEFLPPSLFKLTKLLFLDVSHNHISKIPPDIDQLVELQHFAIECNKVTELPENLFSCTKLRVLNISHNNLTHLSPSIGRLRQLQFLDIKVNKLDKLPVELGQCVFLHKNQLIVEDDIFKTLPLEVREQITNITSS; from the coding sequence GTATCAAGTGAGCAGATTCTGTGTATCCCAGTTCCAGAGGGTCTCTCCATTCAAGAGCGCCAATGGAACCACTCTATTTTGGAGGAGCTCAATTTTAGTGTGTTTGCTACTGGATTCCAGACTGGCCTAGATGTCCAGCAATATTACCTTATTAATCAGTGGTGCTATGATAATGCAGTTATTTGGTTTTCCAAATATTTCCCTTATCTGGTACTTCTGCATTCtctgatatttttaatcagtagcaATTTTTGGTTCAAATTTCCTGGCACAAGTTCGAAGATTGAACATTTTATAACTGTGCTTGGGAAATGCCTAGACTCTCCATGGACCACCAAAGCGCTATCAGAAACAGTATATGAGGAGTCTACCCCCAGAATACCTGTAGTTTCAGAATCAAATATAGATCAATCGTTATCTTCTATTAGTAGTCCATTGAAAGTTGATTCTTCTGAGTCATTGTCCCAAGAGATGGCTTTCAGCAATGACATCCATGAAGCAGATAAAGTTTCTCTTTTATCTAAAGGTTCCTCACAAGCTTTGAAAGCTGCTGGTGGTATAATGGTGGCCAACTCCTCAGTGAAAATTTTGGATAAAAAAGAAGGTGAACAAGCAAAATCATTGTTTGAAAAGGTGAAGAAGTTCCGCCTCCACACAGAAGAGGGAGACATTCTCTATACAATGTACTTGAATCAGACCATTGTCAGAGCTGTACAAAGTGTTGTTATCCTTGTCTACATCAGCATTTTCATCCCTCAAATGTGTAACAACATTCACTGCGTTGATGCACTGCACATCACAGGATTCACTGACTTCTTCTGCATTCATGGTTTATGGAGGATGTTTCGAATGTTATCCTTAGTATATATAACTGCAATTGTCTTATACAGTTGCACATGTCTATACACACTGCACTGGATACTCTATTACAAATTAAAAGAGTATTCATTTGAAAACGTGAGGGTTGAGACTGGGATGGATGATATTCCTGATGTAAGAAACGATTTTGCATTCTTGCTTCATCTTATCGATCAGTACGACAAACTTTATGCCAGGAAGTTTGCTGTGTTCCTGTCAGATGTGAGTGAGAACAAACTTCTTCAGCTCAATTTGAATCATGAGTGGAGTCAAGAGCGACTAAAGCAGCGTCTCATCACAAACATTGAGAACAAAGTTGAGATGCACCTCTTCATGATGCCTGGAATTCCAATCCAGGTTTATGACCTGACCGAGATTGAGGTGTTAAAGCTGGAACTCATCAAAGGTGTTACCATTTCTGCTGCCATTTCCAACCTCAAAATGATGAAAGAAATGTGGTTATACAATTGTTCAGTTAAGGTGGAAAGGCAGGCACTTTTATTCTTGAAGGAGAATTTGATAACTTTACGTGTACGGTTTGGTATTGCTGATGAAATACCTCCATGGATATTCACCTTGAAAAGCTTGCGTGAGCTCTATATTGAAGGGCAACTGCAAACAGACAGTAAAATCTCCACAGCTCTGCAAATGTTTCGTGAGCTCCCTAAGGTAGACACTTTGCATCTGAAAACTAATATAACTAAGCTGCCAACTGCAATTTTAGACATGGCACCTCACCTTCTATGCTTGATAATTCACAACGAAGGTGTAAAAATAACATCTCTTGCAACCATTAAGAAGCTTTTCTGCCTGACTCTCTTGAGGCTGCTCCACTGTAATTTGGAAAGAATTCCTAGTGCCATCTTCAGCTTGACCAACTTACAGGAACTGGATCTCAAAGACAACAACCTAAGTTCGACAGAGGAGCTTGCCAGTTGCCAAAACCTTCGCAAGCTCATCTGTCTCAGGTTGTGGCATAACAACATCTCTTCAATTCCTGTTCACATTGCCAAAATTGCTAACCTTGAAATGCTTTATCTGAATAAGAACAAGATTGAATTCCTGCCTCCAAGTTTGTTTAAACTTACAAAGCTACTCTTCCTGGATGTCTCACACAATCACATCTCCAAGATCCCTCCTGATATAGACCAGCTTGTAGAACTGCAGCATTTTGCTATAGAATGCAATAAGGTGACCGAATTACCAGAAAACCTTTTCTCTTGCACCAAGCTTCGGGTGCTCAACATCTCACATAATAATTTAACTCACCTCTCTCCTTCAATTGGACGTCTTCGGCAACTGCAGTTTCTGGACATTAAAGTCAACAAACTGGATAAACTTCCAGTTGAATTGGGACAATGTGTTTTCCTCCACAAAAACCAACTGATTGTAGAAGATGATATTTTTAAAACCCTACCTCTGGAAGTCAGGGAGCAGATTACAAATATCACATCAAGCTAA